The Juglans regia cultivar Chandler chromosome 16, Walnut 2.0, whole genome shotgun sequence nucleotide sequence attgcaattttctcatttcttgGTAAAATAAATAGTGTGCTCGATCCGAGCAAAGACTGAAATGAGGACCCACCACATGATACTCTTAttagtcttatatttatttttagatcaaGTCGTAGACACACGTACCTCTATTAATAGTACTATGTAATGTAATGGATCAAATCAATTTTTGcatgtaatttatttaacaaaaaaaattgaccacattatttatttaagtacttatattttatttttgtaaaacccAATAGACGGTCGGAGCTCCGAACGGAGTTCGGAGTTCCGACCTCCGTTCCGAGCTCTGATCGGAAATCGAAGCTTTGACCCCcaatcggagtcggactccgatTATGTTCAAAGTCGGAATCAGAGCAAAAATTTCACTCCGACTCCTCTTGGAGTCGAAGCTCTGAAACGGCTACTCCGACTCCGTCAGAGTCAGAGCTCAGCCCTAGTTAGCGTAGATGATTGTTCTTTCCCGTTATCCATGCTGAAAGGGTTGAAACTATTTGTTAGAATTCAAGGAAATTACaaaagaacaatatttaaagaaattactAGATATTCAGTTACCCCAATATTTTGACCAATATTCATTATCTTTGATAagctttttaatttataaatctcaTGTATACCACATTGGACTGCAAAACGGCTTTCAAGGATCACTTTTGGACTAGACCAATTGACTCCCAAACATATGACTCAACAGTTACAAAGGGTTACAACTAAATGCTTGATTAAGCTGCTTCCTGTGATGGAAAACTCAGTTTCTTGCAATTTTCTACTACATCAATTCTGTAATACCATTTGTTAGAATAGGAAGCTGAAGTGGCTACTGATAGTTCCCCAATTACTAACCTATTTGAAGTTAACAACAATTTTAAGCTCCTAAATTTAACAACAATTTCTTCTGCTACCTTCACTGGGaacaactaaaatgaaaatttcttcGACTCTTGAATTTAATAGCAGATGGTAGCCAAATGGACAGCAAACAAACGTGGGTCCTCCTCCTCTCATTGGGAATaactaaaatgaaaatttcagtTCAATGTAGTCATTTGTGAGATTTTAACATATCTACTTACTGGATCTAGCTACTTCAGAGAATAATATATCTTAATATTAGATGGACCAGTCGCTCTCTCCCCCACAACGATGAACGCGACTCGGAGATGTGGACTGTCCCACCACGGCGATCGCAACAACCAATTCGTGGTGACCGCAACAACAAGTTTCGCTCTCGCACGACAAGGAGAAAGAGTAGAGAAGCTTGCCTCAGACAAGAATGGAAACACAGAGACCAAACGAGGAGAAGAGAAGCTCGGGAGTGGCAAAGCTTGGGAGTGGCTCAGACAAAATGGAAATCCACAGATCAGGGGAGGAGAAGAGAAGCTCGGGAGTGGCGAAACTTGAAAATGGAAACACACAGACCAAACCGAAAAGAAGCTTGGGAGTGAAAATGGAAACCCATTTCATTtcccgcttttttttttttttaatataataagtcaACGCCACGTCAGCTGGGGACGCGACGGGGGCACAACCCCTGTTGCCCTTAGAAGAACtgaatctaaaataatttaaacttttgctaCAATAGTTGGCCAAAGATGGAGAACTTCAATTGATtcactaaatattaaaatattaatttctcactccaagcaaacattaaaataatagtttCGCACTCCAagcaaatatattatttagtttgtaattaagaaatttaaataaaattttagatgaatttaatcaaatattttttgttattagcattaaatgacttttaaaaatacgatttttttttaatattaatttaattagaatataattattattaacatttaattggtagagcacaaaatgtgataaaaataaattaaataaaaaaattcttaaattaataatattttattattatatagagagtgaatggataCTCCAATGTgaggattgaatttaaatgtaatagacaaatgtaaaaaagtataatatttgctaaattttaaaatggatTTGACtaagccaatgaggatgctgACAGATGGATGAGCCAAACCATTAATCTTAGGTGGAGAAATCGAAAGATAGCAAATTTTCATAACATTGTTCAAATTTAAGTGATATCACCTATTCGTAaacatttttccaaataataccTACATCCAAAACACACCTAAAAAGAGGTATGGACTCCCCAAGACTACCTAATAATCTTTGCCCTCATTATATTTACCTCCAACACATCTTAGACGGCAGAACCAAAAAGGCTCCAGTCGTTAACTTTGAAGGAAGAGACTGCAAGTTTGAAGACCTCAGCCATTGGCATACATCCAGCTTGAGTTGCAGGAACAACAAAACCAGCCCCAACTGCTCTAGCACTTTCACTCAAGGGGCTGCAACCAAAAGAACATAACAGCAGAAGTGTCAAAGAAAAGACTTGACAAAGAATCTGTACATACAATGACGCCAGTtttaaaaccattttttttctttatctgaTCAATTAAAACTATAACTCCAACTGGCTTTGAATATCTCAAATAAAGCAGCCAAACTGCTTCCAGACATGTGTTACACAAACTACAATACGAATAAAGATCTTATGCTCTGCTTACGTTATGAACAGTTTTTCCACCGATGCTTCTTTTCAGACCAGAATGCGAGTCATAGCCTGTTTTGGTATTTAACATTTACCAACTTCACTTTCAGCAACATTACTAGGAATTGAGCAACATAAGTTTACCATATATAAAGTATTAGGGAAGGTTCCTCGATTTAAAAGTTCCAGGTGGTTAAATGATTAGTAAGGCAGGGGCACACACAACGTATGTTGCTAGCACCACCTAGGAGAATTCCACTGTCCTGTCAAGGTACATCAATGGTAAAGTATGTGTAAATGTGTGTTTATGCATACGCCTGCATATGTGTGAGAGCACAAAAGCACGTGATTTACGTAATCCAGTTAATAtgcatttagaaaatatttcaataacTCCTGGAATTTATCTGATTTACGTCAACTTATTTGTGATACTTACTTTATAACAACAGGATCATATGCAGTAATCAGTACATCTGTACCAACTTCCTTAAGGCGCAGATTTGCCAAATACACCTGCAGGGGGGAAAACCAATTTGGAATTTGGAAACTTCTCAGAGATATGGAGGATACAGACAAAGAACAAGAACAAACTTACCTTAACAATATTTTGCGCTTCCCTTCCTTGCCGTCCCTTAGAAATGGCCTAAACATATCGATTAAGAGTACTTAGAAAAAAGAGATGGACAAAAgaacagaagagagagagagtactttGAAACATTTTATGcaacaacttttatatattttctttctaaagaGCCTACTTGCAAATAATTAAAGACGATTggttattaaaattttctaagagttttgtttttattctaattatgaaaaaaaatggtttctATTTAAATGTTGTTAGACTACCAAGCGTCATAAAAttggaaacaaaatttattGCCCAAGCATTTTAAACACCATCACACTAGCTTAATCACTTTTCAGAGAAGAAGACAAACTACGTTTCCATGCTCATTAAAATTgctaataaaacaaatttttggcTAAAAAACTTTTTAACTGATTAAGAGAAAAGCTTTATGGAGCAAAAGTCCAATCCAAATGGATATTTGTTGAAGTTGTAATAATTGAGGATTTCAATACAGAATAGTTGTATCTTTAATCGTATGAAGCAAAATCCTTTTCAGCTTTTAGTTGTATCCACTATCAATTACATCTACACATCGTATCGCATTTAaacattgaaaaggaaaaacaattttGAGTGTCTCATATCCAGCCAAAATCAAAATGGAACATTTAACTTAACATTTACGTATAATCCAGATCCATCAGATCTTATGCAGCTAAGCACATTATGCACTCCATCCACAACTTCAGACAGGCTAAAGGCATGTGGATAACAATCAGAGTCCCATTTGAATGATGCAGTTTTGAGCATCACTACACAGGTGCTAAACTACCAAAAAAAGCAGACATTTGGTGGGTTGAAGGTGGCAGGAACACAAGAACTGGAAGAATCCATTTATTCGGTATTAGGAGTAGGCCAAGGACTCTAATATCATGAAAGTTTCAGAGAAAATGCATTTGGAAAAATCATACCAAAACTCTGCTTTCATCAAAGTGTTATAGAAAGCAAGTTACACTTGTAGATAAAACCAAAAACATAGTCTGATAAGTTCTAATCTATCAACTACTAAAGTATAAAGTTACAACAACAAACATGATGGGATGAACTTTGTGACAGTTCGGCTGAAGAAGAGTTGTTCAACATGTCACAACAATTTTAATCTTCTGATGATAACTTGTCTTCATGGCTAAGAGCATGACTTGGAACATAAATAGCATATCAGAAAGACACATCAACACGGTAACTACATATGCAATGGGAAAGGCATGTACCATCTGGCCAACTGCAGTTGTGACTACAGCAGGTAGGTTTCTGTAACACAATCCAGGGGCCTCGATCACACCAGACTGCTCAATCACCTGaatcaaattgaaaatagagagattgaatgattaaataattcagtcaaaaaaaacaaagagagagaattaCCATGCCTCCTTCAGCTTCTTGTTCGGTGGCAAGGTCTTGAAGGAACCAGATAGCACTTCCTTCATCTCCAACTTCATGCTTGTAATCTAAGAGCTCGAATATCAGGCTTTCATCGCGGGCAGGGTCCACAAATACCTCCTACAAACCCACCACAGCATGTAATTCAAAGTGAACTTTGAGAATTAGCGGCACCCTTAAATAAAAGCCTCAATTAGTTCTTTTAAGTAAGTAACCAACCTGATGATCGGGGACTTGCCGGATATTGCTGACATCCTGGGACCCATAAGCCAATCAACAGCCCCGGATTATAAATAAGGacagaacaaaatcaaaatgataTGAATCCACAACAACAGAAAgcaatatgtgtgtgtgtgtgtgtgtgttaaaaaaataaaaattaacctGGAATCTATGAGAGAATGTGCTAGATATTGCGCCGCCAAAAAGCGAGCGCTCCGAATAAGAATCTGCTGCCATTTTCGGCGAGAAAATGATTTGCTGAAAGAGTCACAGAGTCGTGCTTAAGGAATCCCCAAAATGGGGTTCTACTGGCTGTAATAAAGGGATCGAATTTGAACAGGAAATACTTGGGAAAGGGAATTGGGAGAGGAATTgagtaagaagaagaaaaaaaatgagccGAAATTGTAGAGCTGAGGAATCCTCAGGTGACAAAccaagagagaaatagagaagcCTCTAGCATGTGCTGTGGAACGGTGGAAGTTTCTGAAATGAAACTCGCGGTCTGTGAAATCGTATTTAAGGATCTAAAATGGTGTGGGCATGCGTTAATATGAAGCCACTTCTATCGTAACAGGAAAGTTTGAATACGAATATGGATTCCATACGAATGTTTTGAATACGGATGGGTCAAggtattgaaataaaatattttggtatagatatcattttatgttttattttaaaataattgatatatgaataaattatatatataaattttattctaaaataatagtctatatataaataaattatatataaatatgtatatatataaattataaatagtctaatctgaattgagagtcaaaaaataaacttttagtttaaaaaaataaaaaaaaataaaggccgaaatatcgaccGATATAGGCCGGTACAAGTCGAAATACAGGCCGGTACAGTCGGTATTTGGGTCTGTACAAAATACATACGATACATGTACCGGCCACGGATCGATAAGAAAAATTTCAACCTTACCATctggtacggtacgaaattaaaaacattgttcTATACaacatattatcattatatttttcattccatTAAGTATGATGttgcatatttatcatcattaaatactcatttattgcatattttattattatttaatagttataaatgtgtcacataccacttaatatgatcaaaataggatgagagtgtgGTATATATCTTGGAATATATCTGTCAAtagaaaaagttaataaaaatattattaaaaaattaaaatttatttgaaaattgtttttttattttaattttgttttgaaatttagaaaagtaatattattttattatattttgtttgagagtttagaaaagttgtaattattagataaaaaaataaaaaaatgaaatagttttgtatttaaataatgtttagagaaaaaatatctgaaaatacttgaaaataattgtgttgCTAAATGATCCTAAAACTCAACTTCCTAACCTTGACGGctattctttatattatatggtGTTAGTGAAGTTAAGATTAAtgagtggtttgaatttagagatgagttgagatggtttgtaaatagtagaataaaagttaaattacttattatattttgtgtgagaatttgaaaaagttgttttggaatttgaaaatgttgaattgtttattatattttgcgtgaaaatttaaaaaagttataatgataaaatgagttgagttgagttgagatgaattttgaatgcaaacgagaTTGAGATAGGTTTCCATGTATCAATAGTGAAAattgcactttttttaaattcctttaAACATTAAAAGAATTCGCAAACTCATTAAAAGACACATTCttaaccataaaaataaaataaaaaaatagtatcaaTATCTTTTGAGGACACCATTCTTAGTGATTGGAGTATTTTCCTTAACAGAAACGCTTCTGACCGGTGTCTCCTATTTTGTGTGACCAATAGAAAGCTGCCACGTAAGCCTTCCACAATTCTCATTTTGGGAACACATAGTAGGGGATTACATGGATTCTTCttgttccctctctctctctcgaaacCCTCCTGATGTCGctcaaagctctctctctctctccttcgataTCCCTAATCTCTCTCACTCCTTCCATCTCTCTCCTTCGATCTTCAAGAAAGCAAACAAAGGCCAAAAAGCAAACAgaggccaagacaatacaatcACGTGACCTGCAATTTCTAATACTTGCCATGGAAGACATCCCCTTGCTCTCATTGTTCAGTCCCGCCCCCACGTCCTTTTGATCTTTACTTTAtgcaacattttctctctctcattttcttttttcaacaagcaattcaaacacatttttagtttttcactgcctctttgttttttaaaagtaaaaaaataaaaattgagagaaatttTCTTTATTAGAGGTATGTTGCATCTGTATCTATATTTGTGTCCACTTTGACCTTTTGTTTTGGCCTTTGCGTGTTTGGTTCTATCTGCGTGAGTCATTTTCattgatctttaatttgttcttgtcaaaagaagaagaagaagaagaagataatggTGTAGGAGTCACAGAGACAAGCAGAGCAGTGCTGGTAGAGAACAACTGCATACTCACATGGTCTCCATCTTTCGGATcaagagacagagagagtgagagaggcaGCGTgagggtttggtttggttttctcGGGAGGctcaggagagagagagtgagagagcagagagagggagactcgagagacagagagagtgagagagcttcggatagagagagcagagagagagggagcagagagataaagagagagagagagagcttaggATTGAGAGAGTAGAAAAAGAGggagcagagagagagggaggcttgagagacagagagagtgagagagcttcGGAtcgagagagcagagagagggagcagagagagagagagagagagaggctcaaGAGAcatagagagtgagagagcttaTTCTCTGTTTACGCTGTGGCATTTCACTCATGATTTCCTGATGTGGCAAGTTGACATTGGTCTCCGATATATAAGGTTGATAGGAGACACCGGTTATAAGTTATTCTCTTTCCTTAAAACTATATGTGAATTACACACTCGTTGGCTAATCTAAAATGATTTGATTGATaagaaaatcttaaatttttttttttttaaatcaaatcaataaagATTGTATCTTTTATATTGGTTGGtaaatagtattaatttttgCAATATATCCGTCATTATTTATTTCCATCCTTTATATTTGAcagtcttttttttataagatgtgaaacagtgaatagtgactgatgagaagaattttaattttaatttacataaaacCCTTGATATACTCTGAGCTATGATCTATCAAGACAAGTTGTATAGTGACTCCTGTTCAATTGGCTCTTGTAAATTGTGACATAGCAAGAACATAGCAAAACTTCTTGTgataatttattagtttttgcaAAGACTTCTTGAATACTTTGTGAAATATTGATAGGTATGATCTATTATTGGTTTAGCGTAGCTAACTTTTTGTATAGCATCTATTCATCTTTCAACTTTCAAGGAGGTATACCCCATGAT carries:
- the LOC109009240 gene encoding ran guanine nucleotide release factor, giving the protein MAADSYSERSLFGGAISSTFSHRFQDVSNIRQVPDHQEVFVDPARDESLIFELLDYKHEVGDEGSAIWFLQDLATEQEAEGGMVIEQSGVIEAPGLCYRNLPAVVTTAVGQMAISKGRQGREAQNIVKVYLANLRLKEVGTDVLITAYDPVVINPLSESARAVGAGFVVPATQAGCMPMAEVFKLAVSSFKVNDWSLFGSAV